The genomic interval TGGTGCGTGTGGCTTCCACGGCGGTGGCTGCTGCCATGCTTGGAGGCACATTTGAAGAGATTCGTAATGCTGTCTCACACGCATGGGTCGATGGGGGAGCACTTCGTTGTTATCGCCATGCACCCAATACAGGTTCGCGTAAATCATGGGCGGCAGGCGATGCGAGCAGTCGTGGTGTGAATCTTGCGCTTAAAGCACTCGCAGGAGAGATGGGTTATCCCTCAGCGCTGAGTGCGAAATTTTGGGGGTATGAAGATGTTAAGATGGGAGGGAAGAAACTTACCATTCCACAACCTTTTGGAAGCTATGTCATGGAGCAAGTCCTTTTCAAAATCAGCTTCCCAGCCGAATTTCATGCTCAAACAGCGGTTGAGTGTGCCGTAAAATTGCATGATGAAGTCAAAGAGAAGCTTGATACCATTGAAAAAATCATCATTACCACCCAAGAATCCGGTCATCGCATCATCAACAAAGTAGGTCCTCTTGCCAATCCAGCCGATCGTGACCACTGCATTCAGTATATGGTTGCCATTCCGCTGATTCATGGTAATTTGATCGCAGAACACTACGAAGATCTGTATGCCAACGATCCTCGTGTTGATAAACTTCGCGATAAAATGGAAGTCGTGGTCGATGCACGTTACACCAAAGAGTATCTTGAAGCCGATAAACGCTCCATCGCCAATGCCGTGCAAATCTTCTACAAAGATGGTACAAAAAGCGAGAAAGTTGAAGTCGAGTACCCCATAGGACATAAACGAAGACGAAAAGATGGTATTCCTCTTTTGATCTCAAAATTCAAACACAATCTAGCAGGAAGACTCAGCCCAAAACAGTGTGCGACAATCGAAAAAGCATGTGAAAATCAAGCAAGCCTTGAAGCCATGAATTTCAACGAATTTAGCGACCTCTTTGCACTTTAAACATTAGACTTCTTACAAAACTCATTTTGTAAGAAGTCTAAAGCACCAAAGGTGCGTGGGCACTCTGCCGAAGAGAACTCAGTGTTAACGTAGTCTTTAGAGCTTTGCTTTAAAGACGTGTTTAGAATTTTGCAAAATTCTATTCAAAAGCCCTTTTCAAAGGGGCTTCTTCTTCCCAAAGTCTTATTAACATTTCTAATGTACAATAGCATATCTCGTTTTTACATGTAAGGACTTTTTATGCGTACATTGATGATGACCATTCTTCTATTCGCAACTTTTATATTCAGTGGCTGTGCCCCAAAAGTAGTCGATTTAGCAACGATCAATCCCGTTTTGAGTCCCATGCCAAACCAAATTATTGCAGTTTACGATCCTGATCGTGACACCATTATGTTTCATGAATTTTCACTGAAAAACAGTGTTTTAGTGGAGCAAACGTGGGGAAAAGTCTTGCCATTTCGGGTTGAATTTATGGATTTGTGGGTGACGGGTTTGGGTCATGATATTCGTCGTCTGACCAATGGAAACGCAGAAACGATCAAGGAAGCATTGCTGTATGACGCGGCATTGCAAGGGATGCAAACTTTACATGTAAACCAAAAAGATTATATTATCGACTACGAATTTGCCCGCGATATGCAAAGTGCGATTGATCGTTACGAAGAGAAGATGAAACGCTATGAAAGAGACCGCGAATTCCCACGTATCTTCAATCACTAATCTCTTTTTGAGACGAGTTTTGGCATACTGCTGCAAAACAATAAAGAGAGATTACGATGCAATTACCTGCTTGTCCAAAATGCAATTGTGAATATACCTACGAAGATGGCGAGATGATCATCTGTCCTGAATGTGCTCATGAGTGGTCTAAAGATGCTACGACAAACGAAGAGTCTGCGGCAATCATCAAAGATGCACACGGCGCTATTTTGGCTGATGGCGACACCATTGTGCTCATCAAAGACCTCAAGCTCAAAGGCTCTTCTGCGGTTATCAAAGGTGGCACCAAAGTTAAAAACATCCGTTTAAATTACGAGAGCGACCATAATTTGGACTGTAAAGTCGATGGCATTGGCGCGATGGGGCTTAAATCGGAGTTTGTCAAAAAAGCTTAAAGTACTTTTTGAATTAAAATCATATACGTTAGTGTTGCGACAAAAATGCTCAAAAGGGCGTTTTTAAACTTTACATGTAAAGCAATCGCAACACCGACGCCAATGATTTCTGCTAAACCATACGGATAACTTTCCCACTTCACATCTTTCAGCGCGTAAAAGACCAAAATGACCATAATCATGAGCGGCATATTGAGTTCGATGTATTTAATCAGCGGCGAAGGCTCGCGTGTACGAAAGAGTAAAAATGGGATGATGCGCGTTACATAGGTTAAAACAGCCGCAACAGCGATACTTCCGATGATGTAACTACTTTCCATTTTCCATACTCCTCTTAAAAACGATCAACACAAAAGCGGCGGCGCACAGCGATAAAATCAGCA from Sulfurospirillum multivorans DSM 12446 carries:
- the prpD gene encoding 2-methylcitrate dehydratase, whose amino-acid sequence is MSTDMGILDTKRPEFDPLLTDIARYASEFVIKSDDAYDTARYCLMDTLGCGLLSLKFPQCTKLLGPVVPGASMPHLGAKVPGTSYQLDPERAAFNVGTMVRWLDFNDTWLAAEWGHPSDNLGAIWAVGDYISRRNISEGKAPLKVKDILTAMIKAHEIQGILALENCFNKEGMDHVLLVRVASTAVAAAMLGGTFEEIRNAVSHAWVDGGALRCYRHAPNTGSRKSWAAGDASSRGVNLALKALAGEMGYPSALSAKFWGYEDVKMGGKKLTIPQPFGSYVMEQVLFKISFPAEFHAQTAVECAVKLHDEVKEKLDTIEKIIITTQESGHRIINKVGPLANPADRDHCIQYMVAIPLIHGNLIAEHYEDLYANDPRVDKLRDKMEVVVDARYTKEYLEADKRSIANAVQIFYKDGTKSEKVEVEYPIGHKRRRKDGIPLLISKFKHNLAGRLSPKQCATIEKACENQASLEAMNFNEFSDLFAL
- a CDS encoding zinc ribbon domain-containing protein YjdM, producing MQLPACPKCNCEYTYEDGEMIICPECAHEWSKDATTNEESAAIIKDAHGAILADGDTIVLIKDLKLKGSSAVIKGGTKVKNIRLNYESDHNLDCKVDGIGAMGLKSEFVKKA
- a CDS encoding branched-chain amino acid transporter permease, which translates into the protein MESSYIIGSIAVAAVLTYVTRIIPFLLFRTREPSPLIKYIELNMPLMIMVILVFYALKDVKWESYPYGLAEIIGVGVAIALHVKFKNALLSIFVATLTYMILIQKVL